The Megalobrama amblycephala isolate DHTTF-2021 linkage group LG18, ASM1881202v1, whole genome shotgun sequence genome segment CCCAGAACAAGCTGAATACTGTATCAGCCGCATGACAAATTACATGGGTGGCGATGCTCCCCCAGGCGCCCTTGATTATATCTCTTTCTCCAGTGCCCTATATGGAGAAAGCGACCTATAGAGCCCTTTTTGTCACATTTACCACCTACACCCTTCCCCAAAATTCTTGAAACCCTTAAAACATCCAACTCCAAGAACAATGTCAGATGTAATGGATGGCCTTGCTGCAATGATTTGGTCCTGTGCATCACCAGTTGATATGAGGGACACCCATCAATTGCTATCTGATCTATGTTAGTGGTCTGTTCCTGGTGGTGGTGAAAAGTTCTCACAAGCCAGTGGGGATTGAAGAGTACAAAAACCAGACAGAATACCATTCTTCACATTGGCATTTGATAAGCAATATGCTCTCCCTTCATACAAATGGTTTACATTTGaggaagaaaaataaattatccTAAAGAATatcatattttgttgtttaatgaaagcatatagtgtgtgtgtgtgtgtgtccgaaCTTAATGAAAACATCAATATCCAATGCTTAGTGTATTTAATTGGTCTTGAGTGCTAAAATTAGTCAAGAGGTTTCCATTATACAGAGCATATAATAGTAATGTTGCTCAGTATCCTAGTTTAAAAACTAGGACAATTGGTGTTAAACCCACAAAACTGCACATAAGGCaaatctaatattttatttctaacCACGGCTTCTGCGGTTACCCACAGGTCAAAGCAACTAATCACATgaagcatttatttttacattttatttaaaaagttggCCAAAAAaagcaacacacaaacaaaaaacatacaaaatataaaacagttgcacaaggtataatttaaaatatttcaaaaaaatgattaaaaataccaataataataaaatacaaacacTCAAACccataaaacattaaatgtgaaatatttccctttttaaaaaaaggccATAAAAAAAGTGCAAGAGTGAAATGAAGCACATAAATACTACATAagattaaaagaaaaatgtacaaCCTCTACAGTATCTAAATTTGTTTCTTCATTGGATTTTAACAACTGTTTTGCTCCATCTCATGTGACATTTTCGTCAACTATGCTATCTGCTGATGTCTATGCACACCGTCTATATGCaaccttttttttaatgctgCGTTGACAACAGCGCATGTATGCATGCACCAAACGTGTCCATTAATTCTTGTGGGAAATGGAGTGTACTTTGAAAGGTTTGCTGGCTCAATTGTGCACTAGACggagtgaagaaaaaaaagtatacccAGGCCTTAAGACAGTACTCACTTGTAACATGTTTATGTTGGTGGATAATGACAGCAGTGTCAGCTTATGAGATTTTTCCTAAAGAAATTTTTTAAGGCCGAAAGAGAGAGCGCCACCCAGAGAGAGCCCCAAAGTCAGGAAGAAGGTCATCAGAGCCCCTGCTGTCTCTGCATCTTTAGGCCTCACAAGcctataaaataaagaaaaaacagacTTCTGAGATATATTGTGTGGGACAGTGTGTTGGTATGTTCTGGGGGTCAATTGGATGAGAAGACCAGGAATGATGACATCACAGAATAAATTTACTATTTACTTAAACCAGTTGATTTTGACAGTAAAcaattttgggaaaaaaaacaaaaacattttgttaattttaagaGTACTTACTGTGGAGCATAGCTCATGGAGAGGGAGGCAAAATATCCACTTGTCATGGCAAACAAAGACATTATGATAATATAAGCCACGTCATGATTGAAAAAGACTGGGAGATTGACGCGAGGCTGAACGTTGCAGAGCATGAGGGCAGGAATGAAAACTACCCGTAATACCACGAAGAGAGGGAATAAATTACTCTTCATCGAAGGCTGGGAATAGGGAAAAGAGCAAAATGAGTTATTGAATAAAGAACCATTTTCATAGGTAATCATTACCGTAGCACTGTATTGTGTTGATACAGGATCTGATGAGACTCACCCACTGAAGACGAGAAGTGAGACTTCTGCCAATCCAGTCCATCACATTGAAGACAATGAATGAACACAAAGGTACAAAGATGTTCTCTATAAGATGAAAAAGGATATAAATCAAAGTGCTTTAAAAAGCataatgcataataataataatatttttttatagacTCACCTTTCCCTTCAAATAAGCCAGAAGGTTTTGTATTTACAGTAATTGCCGGGAAAACGGACAGTGTGACGGCAAACACGCATGTCACACATAATGCCATCACCCAAATctacaaaaattaaatatataagtaAGATAAATCCAGGTATTtattattacatgttttaaaatacatttactgcATTTTTCCTGAGGTTTGAAACCAGGTTGGCAGGTATATAAACAGAAATTACTTTCACTATACCTTTTTGAAGACCTGTGGCACAGTTGACTTCCCCTCAGGTTCTTGTTGGAGCTTTTGACATGCTTCAGTTTCACCAATGATGTCAAATCCATTGTCACCATTATCTAACTTTACTTTAACCATCTCTGTAGCAACAAAAAGAACACCATAATTCAGGATTTTTGAAGAACAACAGTGAGTGTCTTAGCTGTACTTTGTCCAAACACTGGAAAAATGTGACATACCAGATCTATCTGCTGAAGGCTCTTTCCGTGTCTCTGCAGTTTTAGGGGACACATTTTCCAAATGAAGTTGGGCAAATCTCTGAAATATAACAAGGAATTTCATTTcactattttcatattttagaGCAATGTTATAAAGTAAATGCTTTTATCTGTGCTTACTCTCAACAATCAGATGACATAAAAAGAAATCATGATGGCCTAAGGCACCTACCAGATGCGGAAGTATGAGATAACAGCACAAAGTAAGTAGAGTGGCGACACAGGGAGTTATGAAATATCCCAGGGCAGAACTCTCAGAGTCGGTTTTAACTAAAGACAGCATAAAAACACAACTGTCAGCATAAATGTGTTTCTCTCAGAGTGCTAATAAAAAGCACCTCCATTTATTTAGGTACAAGTAGGTGGAATAGGGCTGCATATTTTATGTCCAGGTACAATGCAAAAGTACTGTTTGGTCACAAAGAGGTCGCAGTtgtgttttttaaacaatacaCCCAGCAATTATTACACAACTCTCTAAAATGCTTGATTCTGACTGTTCAGTCGTAACATTCAAAGATCAATCATTCCCAATAATAACCATCATCAATGGCAATAACAAGACCCCCTCGATTTCATTTCAAATGCAGCTATGGCCATCTTGCGCCTCAGTTATCGAGTGTATTTCCTTTCAAATAAAACCGGATGACTTCAGTATTAATAGTAGGCCGTagtacagtaatattgttaaaatgtaaatcttTTGTACACTGTAATGCAGGGGTCTCCatactcggtcctggagggccgctgtcctgcggaGTTTAGTTCTAATCCcagttaaacacacctgaaccagctaatcaaggtctaattaggcatactagaaacttccaggcaggtgtgttgtggtaagttggagctaaactctgaaggacagtggccctccaagactgagtttggagacccctgcTGTAATGGATATGATTATAAACaggtaatattttaaaaaggttTCTTCTCACATCAATTTTATGtcctgtcattatttatgtgGTAAAAAAGCTGTAATAAGTTATAcgactgtacattatcccttataTTCCTGTCTTGTTTCAACTTGTTAATTCGTCAAGGCTTAAAGCTGCTTGCTAGGAACTAATGATGGTGAAATGAAGCTTTGTGAAGCACCAAGGCTTTCCCCTCAACtgtatcttaaaggtgctaaagaggatcttttcgtcgactgagaaaccaaagactgttactgagttttttaaatgagcgcatgcgtaagaacaactcgtgcacgagtgttggaacacgagtgtttgtttaccaccggcattcgctgtatcatgttagtggattcattatgtcggactcaccgcaggtaactcataatctgcagttgttactcctgtctccggacaaaaacatcgcatgcggcgcctgtggagtgtggaaagttactggagcgcgcagccgcgctcgtctctcacaaggaacgtcatggcagtg includes the following:
- the slc29a2 gene encoding equilibrative nucleoside transporter 2 is translated as MRICKGTSDKHGLVAVIFFLLGMGTLLPWNFFITAMNYFTDRLRNGTDSSHSQSDPYMFENMMVLLAQLPLLLFTLLNSLLYQHIAEKMRIAGSMVFIFLLFILTAILVKVKMDQDQFFSITMATIWFINMFGAILQGSLFGLVGKLPPRFSSLFMSGQAVAGIFSGLAMLLSNIFKTDSESSALGYFITPCVATLLTLCCYLILPHLRFAQLHLENVSPKTAETRKEPSADRSEMVKVKLDNGDNGFDIIGETEACQKLQQEPEGKSTVPQVFKKIWVMALCVTCVFAVTLSVFPAITVNTKPSGLFEGKENIFVPLCSFIVFNVMDWIGRSLTSRLQWPSMKSNLFPLFVVLRVVFIPALMLCNVQPRVNLPVFFNHDVAYIIIMSLFAMTSGYFASLSMSYAPQLVRPKDAETAGALMTFFLTLGLSLGGALSFGLKKFL